Proteins encoded together in one Miscanthus floridulus cultivar M001 chromosome 16, ASM1932011v1, whole genome shotgun sequence window:
- the LOC136513893 gene encoding uncharacterized protein isoform X1 has product MASKALLLFARAARSAAAATYRVASLAERRALSPGPEAVAAASDGPRLSGGRSAAAGPTHGTAAPPPAIAMDAPSPRTGSWVASAAPSSKDLSKPGDRVEFVPKEEDVESDEALRDLYERWCKAFNQKREPDEMARRFNKFKNRVLHIHSMNKANQSCKVGLTKFSDGKLAEMCANRDPHGRMLARKFPNSCLLWKGDGKFLKEVFADFAVVNGKLFVYFPLEKGTRVADKKEISTEYEVVYGRLFVADLPEGRELLVPNNEFIKRRWIPYLP; this is encoded by the exons ATGGCATCGAAAGCCCTCCTGCTGTTCGCCCGAGCCGCCCGCTCAGCTGCGGCGGCCACGTATCGCGTCGCCAGCTTGGCTGAGCGGAGGGCGCTCTCTCCGGGTccggaggcggtggcggccgcATCTGATGGTCCTCGCTTAAGTGGAGGTCGTTCCGCCGCCGCCGGACCTACCCACGGCACGGCTGCACCTCCCCCCGCCATCGCCATGGACGCACCTAGCCCCCGAACCGGCAGCTGGGTTGCCTCCGCCGCTCCATCATCAAAAG ATTTGTCCAAGCCAGGTGATAGGGTGGAGTTTGTGCCAAAGGAGGAGGACGTTGAGTCAGATGAAGCCCTGCGGGACCTGTATGAGCGATGGTGTAAGGCTTTTAACCAGAAGCGTGAGCCTGATGAGATGGCTCGCCGGTTCAACAAGTTCAAGAACAGGGTGCTGCATATTCACAGTATGAACAAGGCTAATCAGTCATGCAAGGTGGGACTAACCAAGTTCTCTGATGGAAAGCTAGCGGAGATGTGTGCCAATCGTGATCCGCATGGTCGTATGCTTGCACGGAAGTTTCCAAATTCATGTCTTCTTTGGAAAGGTGATGGCAAATTTCTGAAGGAAGTCTTTGCTGATTTTGCTGTGGTTAATGGAAAACTTTTTGTGTACTTTCCTTTGGAGAAGGGGACACGCGTCGCAGATAAGAAGGAAATCTCTACTGAGTATGAAGTTGTTTATGGCAGATTGTTTGTTGCAGATCTACCTGAGGGACGTGAGCTGTTAGTCCCAAATAATGAGTTCATCAAGCGCCGCTGGATCCCATACCTCCCCTGA
- the LOC136513893 gene encoding uncharacterized protein isoform X2, whose amino-acid sequence MASKALLLFARAARSAAAATYRVASLAERRALSPGPEAVAAASDGPRLSGGRSAAAGPTHGTAAPPPAIAMDAPSPRTGSWVASAAPSSKDLSKPGDRVEFVPKEEDVESDEALRDLYERWCKAFNQKREPDEMARRFNKFKNRVLHIHSMNKANQSCKVGLTKFSDGKLAEMCANRDPHGRMLARKFPNSCLLWKDLPEGRELLVPNNEFIKRRWIPYLP is encoded by the exons ATGGCATCGAAAGCCCTCCTGCTGTTCGCCCGAGCCGCCCGCTCAGCTGCGGCGGCCACGTATCGCGTCGCCAGCTTGGCTGAGCGGAGGGCGCTCTCTCCGGGTccggaggcggtggcggccgcATCTGATGGTCCTCGCTTAAGTGGAGGTCGTTCCGCCGCCGCCGGACCTACCCACGGCACGGCTGCACCTCCCCCCGCCATCGCCATGGACGCACCTAGCCCCCGAACCGGCAGCTGGGTTGCCTCCGCCGCTCCATCATCAAAAG ATTTGTCCAAGCCAGGTGATAGGGTGGAGTTTGTGCCAAAGGAGGAGGACGTTGAGTCAGATGAAGCCCTGCGGGACCTGTATGAGCGATGGTGTAAGGCTTTTAACCAGAAGCGTGAGCCTGATGAGATGGCTCGCCGGTTCAACAAGTTCAAGAACAGGGTGCTGCATATTCACAGTATGAACAAGGCTAATCAGTCATGCAAGGTGGGACTAACCAAGTTCTCTGATGGAAAGCTAGCGGAGATGTGTGCCAATCGTGATCCGCATGGTCGTATGCTTGCACGGAAGTTTCCAAATTCATGTCTTCTTTGGAAAG ATCTACCTGAGGGACGTGAGCTGTTAGTCCCAAATAATGAGTTCATCAAGCGCCGCTGGATCCCATACCTCCCCTGA